GATTCTGCAATGAAAGGATTATTGAGCAGAGCCGTTGTCGTGATCGATCCTTCCGGAAAGATTGTGTATGAAGAACAGGTTGCCGATATTTCCCACGAACCGAATTATGAAGCAGCTATTAAAGCTGTGAAAAACTAAACTTTTTCTTTTAAAATAAGTGAAAAACTCCGGCTTTTGCCGGAGTTTTTTATGTAAAGATATCATGCTGAGCAAAGCCGAAGCATCTTAATTTGGTTATCTCGTGTTGCTTTGAAAACCATTCAATTACTTTTTAGCCTTCCATTTCTTTTTCGTCGTCACGACGATGACACCATTTAGGGCTTTTGAACCATATAATGCGGTCGCAGAAGCGCCGTCCAAAGTATTTACAGTTTCTATCAGCTCCGTATCTATTTGTTGTAAACTTTTTAAATCGCTCACTTTTCCATTCAGTACAACCAGAGGTTGATGATCTTGCCTCAGACTTGACTTGGCTCCTCCAATCCTTATCGCATCAATTGTTTTTCTTTGAGGTATCTGATTCATCTGCAATCCGGTTGATTTTGAAGCATCTGTCCTGGAATTATTTGAATGAACCATCAAATCAGCTTTCGATACAACAGTCGTGGTTCCAGTAAGCATGTTTGAGGCATGATGTCTACTAGGAATGAGTACAATCCCACCTAATTCTTTTACCTTTAAGGTATCTTCTGCCGCATTTTGTTGTGCCTGTAAAGAAACCAGACCTCCTGTTGTAAGAATAAATCCTACGGCAAACTTTAGTAAAACAGAATTGATGTAGGAATACTGCAGAT
Above is a genomic segment from Chryseobacterium geocarposphaerae containing:
- a CDS encoding TonB-dependent receptor plug domain-containing protein produces the protein MKITIPTPCHENWKTMTREEKGRFCSVCSKTVRDFTVASDEEIIDVFSSSTEEICGNFYESQLNRNLQYSYINSVLLKFAVGFILTTGGLVSLQAQQNAAEDTLKVKELGGIVLIPSRHHASNMLTGTTTVVSKADLMVHSNNSRTDASKSTGLQMNQIPQRKTIDAIRIGGAKSSLRQDHQPLVVLNGKVSDLKSLQQIDTELIETVNTLDGASATALYGSKALNGVIVVTTKKKWKAKK